In the Klebsiella aerogenes KCTC 2190 genome, one interval contains:
- the bcsE gene encoding cellulose biosynthesis protein BcsE — MDIVYTLGISSLWDEVCHMPVGGVWWLNVDRYADAVSLMNQTLESQAQDSKVAAVVMGKNPKEVMSLKKDRGPNKIALFTMPDRPEGLRELHRDLLCSMEPGNYLFILLCTENSWQNIKTEELLRWVEKSNRWAKYHNCSLMILNSANDTDKQLSPLLRQYRALSGLASIRYQGDSHLFDIAWWGSEKGISAQQQLVILHDDEGWRLAQNEEAVVQPRSDEKIVLSNLRVLEGAPALSEYWTLFETNDAVFEAGRTAQAATLLFSITQNEQIEQLGRYIHTLRRQRGSALKIVVREQTPSLRATDERLLLSSGANMVIPCSAGLSRCLTLIESVQKQKFTRHVPEDFNTLLTWSRPLKLRGYQKWDAFCEAVGNIMANTLLPPDSKGVMVALRPAPGLRVEQALTLCKPNRMGDIVTIGNNRLVLFLSFCRVNDLDTALNHIFPLPTGDIFSNRMIWFEDKQISAEILLMRGLSPDNWNTPLPITIGKNEALNVKHDGRQWRRIPEPWRLSTDGEPRS; from the coding sequence GTGGATATTGTATATACGTTGGGTATTTCATCGTTATGGGACGAAGTATGCCATATGCCCGTTGGCGGGGTGTGGTGGCTTAATGTCGACCGCTATGCCGACGCCGTCAGCCTGATGAATCAAACGCTGGAAAGCCAGGCGCAGGACAGCAAAGTCGCCGCCGTAGTGATGGGCAAAAACCCTAAAGAAGTCATGTCATTAAAAAAAGATCGCGGCCCTAATAAAATCGCATTATTCACCATGCCCGATCGCCCGGAAGGCCTGAGGGAGTTGCACCGCGACCTACTTTGTTCGATGGAACCTGGCAATTATTTATTTATTCTGCTATGTACAGAAAATTCCTGGCAAAATATAAAAACAGAAGAATTACTCCGTTGGGTAGAAAAATCGAATCGATGGGCCAAATACCATAACTGCTCTCTTATGATACTTAATTCTGCTAACGATACCGACAAACAACTTTCCCCGTTATTACGCCAGTATCGAGCCCTTTCCGGGCTGGCGAGCATTCGTTATCAGGGCGATAGCCATCTATTTGATATCGCATGGTGGGGCAGTGAGAAAGGTATTAGCGCGCAGCAACAGTTGGTTATTTTACACGATGATGAGGGCTGGCGACTGGCGCAAAACGAAGAAGCGGTGGTACAGCCGCGCAGCGACGAAAAAATCGTCCTCAGTAATTTGCGCGTGCTGGAAGGGGCCCCCGCGCTTTCCGAATACTGGACGCTGTTCGAAACCAATGATGCCGTCTTTGAAGCCGGTCGTACCGCGCAAGCGGCCACCCTGCTATTTTCCATCACCCAGAACGAACAAATAGAGCAGCTCGGCCGCTATATCCATACCCTGCGTCGCCAGCGCGGCAGCGCCCTAAAAATCGTGGTACGTGAACAAACGCCGAGCCTGCGCGCCACCGATGAACGCTTGCTGCTAAGCAGCGGCGCCAACATGGTGATCCCCTGCAGCGCCGGGCTTTCACGCTGCCTGACGCTCATTGAAAGCGTGCAAAAGCAGAAATTTACTCGCCACGTTCCGGAAGACTTCAACACGCTGTTGACCTGGAGCCGGCCGCTTAAACTTCGCGGCTATCAAAAGTGGGACGCCTTCTGTGAAGCGGTCGGCAATATCATGGCAAACACGCTGCTGCCGCCGGATAGCAAAGGGGTGATGGTGGCGTTACGCCCTGCGCCGGGGCTACGCGTTGAACAGGCATTAACCCTGTGTAAACCTAACCGCATGGGCGATATCGTGACGATCGGTAATAATCGATTAGTGCTGTTCTTATCGTTTTGCCGGGTAAATGACCTCGACACCGCATTAAACCATATCTTCCCATTACCGACCGGAGACATTTTCTCTAACCGTATGATTTGGTTTGAAGACAAGCAAATTTCAGCGGAAATCCTGTTGATGCGGGGCCTCTCCCCGGACAACTGGAACACCCCGCTGCCAATTACCATAGGCAAAAACGAAGCCCTTAACGTTAAGCACGATGGGCGCCAGTGGCGGCGAATCCCGGAACCCTGGCGGCTCTCCACCGACGGAGAACCGCGGTCATGA
- the bcsF gene encoding cellulose biosynthesis protein BcsF, whose protein sequence is MMSIADIIQLIVLCALLFFPLGYLTRHYQRRIRTTLRLMFFKPRYVKPAGVLRRDNATRQGKLKK, encoded by the coding sequence ATGATGTCTATCGCCGATATCATTCAGCTGATCGTATTGTGCGCCCTGCTGTTTTTCCCGCTGGGATATCTAACGCGCCATTATCAGCGCCGTATTCGCACGACTTTGCGTTTGATGTTCTTTAAACCCCGTTATGTGAAACCAGCCGGCGTGCTGCGCCGGGATAATGCGACCAGGCAGGGCAAACTGAAAAAATGA
- the bcsR gene encoding cellulose biosynthesis protein BcsR yields the protein MPEKDPAVPGDATLGYTFQNDFLALSRAFSLPDIDYHDISRREQLAAALQRWPLLAELAEKK from the coding sequence ATGCCGGAAAAAGACCCTGCGGTACCTGGCGATGCGACGCTGGGATATACCTTCCAAAATGATTTCCTGGCATTAAGCCGGGCATTTTCCCTGCCGGATATTGATTACCACGATATTTCCCGACGCGAACAGCTCGCCGCGGCGTTGCAACGCTGGCCGCTGTTGGCCGAATTAGCAGAGAAAAAGTAA
- the bcsQ gene encoding cellulose biosynthesis protein BcsQ, with protein MAILGLQGIRGGVGTTSITAALAWALQLLGETVLVVDASPDNMLRFFFNVDFDHHNGWARSLIDGRDWRDAGLRYTAHIDLLPFGRLTPGEREHVDKLSPTLEPIAAQIKLLDQQGSHRWLLLDIPEGYSPLTRELLSVCDRALQVVHPDGNSHIRLHQQALPANADILINDLRVGSQLQEDLYQLWLESQRRILPVTIHRDEAMAECLAAKQPLGEYRQDSLAAEEVLTLANWCLLHYAREGAA; from the coding sequence ATGGCGATTCTGGGATTACAAGGCATACGCGGCGGCGTAGGCACCACCTCCATTACCGCCGCACTGGCCTGGGCGCTACAGCTGCTCGGCGAAACGGTGCTGGTGGTCGATGCCAGCCCGGACAATATGCTGCGCTTTTTTTTCAACGTTGATTTCGACCATCACAACGGCTGGGCGCGCTCGTTGATTGACGGTCGCGACTGGCGCGACGCCGGACTGCGCTACACCGCGCATATCGATCTTCTGCCGTTTGGCCGCCTGACCCCCGGCGAACGCGAGCACGTTGATAAACTGAGTCCGACCCTGGAACCCATCGCAGCGCAAATCAAATTGCTCGATCAGCAGGGGAGCCACCGCTGGCTGCTGCTTGATATTCCGGAAGGCTACTCTCCGCTTACCCGCGAACTGCTGAGCGTCTGCGATCGTGCGCTGCAGGTTGTGCACCCCGACGGTAACAGTCATATACGTCTGCATCAGCAGGCGCTGCCTGCCAACGCGGATATTTTGATTAACGACCTGCGCGTCGGCAGCCAGCTGCAGGAAGATCTCTATCAACTGTGGCTGGAAAGCCAGCGGCGTATTTTGCCGGTCACGATTCACCGCGATGAAGCGATGGCGGAGTGTCTGGCGGCGAAACAGCCTCTTGGCGAATACCGCCAGGATTCGCTGGCGGCGGAAGAGGTGTTGACGCTGGCCAACTGGTGCCTGCTGCACTATGCCAGGGAGGGGGCGGCATGA